One genomic segment of Ricinus communis isolate WT05 ecotype wild-type chromosome 5, ASM1957865v1, whole genome shotgun sequence includes these proteins:
- the LOC8280450 gene encoding protein RGF1 INDUCIBLE TRANSCRIPTION FACTOR 1: MMIQSSSKEINQAEEATHHRHTKEPEWIEEFLKRTFFESCTTHPIRRNETNRYCINCNLSACQYCMSSATHRHHKILKIYRHVYKDVVSLGAMDKYIDCSQIQPYKCNKRLVISLNPLPHCGPLLNTGVCDVCKRRLAEPEHYSYCSISCKVRAFGRKSSDLDPPFLSIQQPPSSIRINKESNTEQPKRKRKGIPCRAPFF; the protein is encoded by the exons ATGATGATTCAATCTTCATCCAAAGAAATAAACCAg GCTGAAGAAGCAACACACCACAGACACACCAAGGAACCAGAGTGGATCGAAGAATTCCTGAAAAGAACATTCTTTGAATCGTGTACAACTCATCCAATTCGTAGAAATGAGACAAATAGATATTGCATAAACTGCAATTTGTCAGCTTGCCAATATTGTATGTCCTCAGCTACCCATCGCCATCATAAGATCCTCAAAATATACAGGCATGTCTACAAGGATGTCGTCTCCCTTGGTGCTATGGATAAGTACATTGACTGTTCTCAGATTCAG CCATATAAGTGCAACAAGCGGTTGGTTATATCTCTGAATCCTCTCCCACATTGCGGCCCTCTGTTAAACACTGGAGTTTGTGATGTGTGCAAGAGAAGATTAGCTGAACCTGAACACTACAGCTACTGCTCCATTTCCTGCAAG GTGAGAGCATTCGGAAGGAAGTCAAGTGACTTGGATCCTCCCTTTCTTTCCATCCAGCAACCGCCAAGTAGTATAAGAATAAACAAAGAGTCGAACACCGAGCAACCGAAGCGGAAAAGGAAGGGAATACCTTGTAGGGCACCCTTCTTCTAA
- the LOC8280442 gene encoding probable methyltransferase At1g29790 produces the protein MESPHKPKSISTNLFFLFLLLSTNLLTLFLSSTFYSSSSCSLNPLTAATSTAAATAISTTATITTAATSQTSLDLPSEFLAFTSGQLLPFGFNTNFDSDTIYPPVGQSCTLFSNELNRYMNYKVNGSCPDDELLAQKLLLKGCEPLPRRRCRPAAQPNYDEPYPLPTSLWTTPPDSSVVWTAYTCKGYTCLINRFRTQKGFDDCKDCFDLEGREKARWASKQSNAGSLDFAIDEVLATKKPGTIRIGLDIGGGVATFAVRMRDRNITIVTTSMNLNGPFNNFIASRGVVPLYISISQRLPFFDNTLDIVHSMHVLSNWIPTTSLHFLMFDIYRVLRPGGLFWLDHFFCVGEELEQVYAPVIESIGFNKLKWVVGRKLDRGPELREMYLSALLEKPLKNSW, from the coding sequence ATGGAATCACCTCATAAACCCAAGTCTATCTCCACCAATCTTTTCTTCctgtttcttcttttgtctACTAATCTCCTTACTTTGTTCCTCTCCTCCACCTTCtactcctcttcttcttgctcTCTCAACCCCCTCACAGCCGCCACCAGCACCGCTGCCGCTACTGCTATCTCCACCACGGCCACCATCACCACTGCTGCTACCTCTCAGACAAGTTTGGACCTCCCATCTGAATTCTTGGCCTTCACTTCAGGCCAACTTCTTCCGTTTGGTTTCAACACAAACTTTGACTCGGACACAATCTATCCACCAGTAGGCCAATCTTGCACTCTGTTTTCTAATGAACTCAACCGCTACATGAACTACAAGGTCAACGGGTCATGCCCAGATGACGAACTTCTAGCTCAAAAGCTCCTCCTCAAGGGCTGTGAGCCTCTCCCCCGCCGCCGTTGCCGCCCCGCTGCACAGCCTAATTACGACGAACCCTATCCTCTGCCTACAAGTCTATGGACTACGCCTCCAGATTCTTCAGTCGTGTGGACAGCTTACACATGCAAAGGCTATACATGTCTCATCAACAGATTCCGAACACAAAAGGGTTTTGACGACTGCAAAGATTGCTTTGATCTTGAAGGAAGGGAAAAGGCACGTTGGGCATCAAAACAAAGTAATGCAGGATCACTAGACTTCGCCATTGATGAAGTACTAGCAACAAAGAAACCCGGCACGATACGAATTGGGCTCGACATTGGTGGTGGAGTTGCAACATTCGCTGTAAGAATGAGAGACAGAAACATAACAATCGTGACAACATCCATGAACTTGAATGGTCCATTCAATAACTTCATAGCATCACGAGGGGTTGTGCCTCTGTACATAAGCATATCGCAGAGACTCCCTTTCTTTGATAATACATTAGATATAGTGCATTCTATGCATGTATTAAGCAACTGGATTCCAACAACTTCGCTTCATTTCTTGATGTTTGATATCTATAGGGTTCTTAGGCCTGGTGGGTTGTTTTGGCTTGATCATTTCTTCTGTGTTGGTGAGGAATTAGAGCAAGTTTATGCACCGGTTATTGAAAGTATTGGATTCAACAAGTTGAAATGGGTTGTTGGGAGGAAGCTTGATCGTGGCCCAGAGCTTAGGGAGATGTACCTTTCTGCTTTGTTAGAGAAGCCATTGAAGAATTCTTGGTGA